The following are encoded in a window of Borrelia duttonii Ly genomic DNA:
- a CDS encoding variable large family protein, with translation MWDRMRMKGIILMMMIVMMMGCNSGGVKDAEKVFLSEMVNLGKGFLDVFVSFGDMITETLGIKADTKKSEIGAYFTKIENTMKIVKGKLSKILEENGKYEKVREKVGEFIGKISKIEEGAKEASKGANGDIIGNAKKGEDAVAASKDSVVSLVKGIKAIVEIVLGEKEGNAGNNIITEDKKDIGKLFGKKDGDRAQEAEAAKVSASIGAVSGADILKAIAKSKEDPKADSTNGIEKATDAAEIAVVPSVDDKKEIKEDTAKKDAIIAAGIALRGMAKEGKFAAKKDEDKSANAVNGAVSSAVNKVLSTLVIAIRNTVDKGLKEINEVLGEIKQGEGVEAKVSK, from the coding sequence ATGTGGGATAGAATGAGAATGAAGGGAATAATATTGATGATGATGATAGTGATGATGATGGGATGTAATAGTGGAGGAGTGAAGGATGCAGAGAAAGTATTTTTGAGTGAGATGGTAAATTTAGGGAAAGGATTTTTAGATGTATTTGTGAGTTTTGGGGATATGATTACGGAGACATTAGGAATAAAGGCAGATACAAAGAAGAGTGAGATTGGGGCATATTTTACTAAGATTGAGAATACAATGAAGATAGTGAAAGGTAAATTAAGTAAGATTTTGGAAGAGAATGGGAAATATGAGAAAGTGAGAGAGAAGGTAGGGGAATTTATTGGGAAGATAAGTAAGATTGAAGAGGGGGCAAAGGAAGCAAGTAAAGGTGCTAATGGTGATATAATAGGAAATGCTAAGAAAGGTGAAGATGCAGTTGCTGCTAGCAAAGATTCTGTTGTTTCTCTTGTTAAGGGGATAAAAGCGATTGTTGAAATAGTATTAGGAGAAAAAGAAGGTAATGCTGGTAATAATATAATTACTGAAGACAAAAAAGATATAGGTAAATTATTTGGAAAGAAGGATGGTGATAGGGCCCAAGAAGCAGAGGCCGCTAAAGTAAGTGCATCAATAGGAGCAGTGAGTGGAGCTGATATATTGAAAGCTATTGCAAAATCAAAGGAAGATCCTAAAGCTGATAGTACTAATGGAATTGAAAAAGCAACAGATGCAGCAGAGATAGCTGTTGTTCCATCTGTTGATGATAAGAAGGAGATTAAAGAGGATACAGCAAAGAAAGATGCAATAATAGCAGCAGGGATAGCATTAAGAGGAATGGCAAAGGAAGGTAAATTTGCGGCTAAAAAGGATGAAGATAAATCAGCAAATGCAGTAAATGGAGCAGTATCAAGTGCAGTAAATAAGGTATTAAGTACATTGGTGATAGCGATCAGGAATACAGTGGATAAGGGATTGAAAGAGATAAATGAGGTGTTGGGAGAGATTAAGCAAGGAGAAGGTGTTGAAGCTAAAGTTAGTAAGTAA